In a genomic window of Punica granatum isolate Tunisia-2019 chromosome 6, ASM765513v2, whole genome shotgun sequence:
- the LOC116211142 gene encoding peptidyl-prolyl cis-trans isomerase CYP71, translated as MEEAQDANGAPVGADAEEEPMVGPGPAPKARLKRPLQFEQAYLDSLPSANMYEKSYMHRDVVTHVAVSAADFFMTGSADGHLKFWKKKPIGIEFAKHFRSHLGPIEGLAVSVDGMLCCTISNDRSVKIYDVVNYDMMVMIRLPYVPGAVEWVYKQGDVKAKLAISDRNSSFVHIYDARAGTNEPIISREVHLGPVKIMKYNHACDTVISADDRGIIEYWSPATLKFPVDEVKFKLKSDTNLLEIAKCKTTVSTVEVSPDGKQFSITSPDRRIRVFWFKTGKLRRVYDESLEVAQDLQRSSAPLYQLDAIDFGRRMAVEREMEKTETTPPPPPPNAVFDESSNFLLYATLLGIKVVNLHTNKVARILGKVENNDRFLRIALYQGDRTSKKVRKIPASAANANESKEPLMDPTLLCCAFKKHRLYLFSQREPEEPDDPSKGRDAFNEKPPPDELMAVSDIGKSVTTSLPDNVILHTTMGDVHMRLYPEECPKAVENFTTHCRNGYYDNLLFHRVIKGFMIQTGDPLGDGTGGQSIWGREFEDEFHKSLRHDRPFTVSMANAGPNTNGSQFFITTVATPWLDNKHTVFGRVVKGMDVVQSIEKVKVDKQDRPFQDVKILNVTVPKS; from the exons ATGGAAGAAGCTCAGGACGCGAATGGAGCTCCAGTGGGAGCGGACGCCGAGGAGGAGCCGATGGTGGGGCCTGGTCCCGCCCCTAAGGCCCGCCTCAAGCGGCCCCTCCAGTTCGAGCAGGCTTACCTCGACTCGCTCCCCTCCGCCAACAT GTATGAGAAAAGTTACATGCATCGAGATGTGGTCACACATGTTGCTGTATCGGCTGCTGATTTTTTTATGACTGGAAGTGCTGATG GTCACTTGAAGTTTTGGAAGAAAAAGCCTATAGGAATCGAGTTTGCAAAGCATTTTAGATCACATCTTGGCCCTATTGAAGGATTAGCC GTTAGTGTGGATGGCATGCTTTGCTGTACCATTTCAAATGACCGTTCCGTGAAGATATATGATGTCGTTAACTATGACATGATGGTCATGATTCGCCTTCCATATGTTCCTGGAGCAGTTGAATGGGTCTACAAACAAGGGGATGTTAAAGCTAAGCTTGCCATAAGTGATCGGAATTCCTCATttgtgcatatatatgatgCTCGAGCTGGTACAAATGAACCTATAATCTCTCGAGAG GTTCATTTGGGTCCAGTTAAAATTATGAAGTACAATCATGCATGTGATACAGTGATTTCAGCTGATGACAGGGGTATTATTGAGTACTGGAGCCCTGCTACATTGAAGTTCCCTGTGGATGA GGTAAAATTCAAGTTAAAGAGTGATACGAATCTGTTGGAAATTGCGAAGTGTAAAACGACTGTTTCCACAGTTGAG GTGAGCCCTGATGGGAAGCAGTTCTCTATTACATCGCCTGATCGAAGGATTCGTGTATTTTGGTTTAAGACGGGGAAGTTGAGACGTGTCTACGATGAATCTCTCGAG gTAGCACAAGATCTCCAGAGAAGCAGCGCTCCATTATATCAGCTAGACGCTATTGATTTCGGGCGAAGGATGGCTGTTGAGAGGGAAATGGAGAAAACAGAAACaacaccaccaccaccaccaccaaatGCTGTTTTTGATGAAAGTTCTAACTTCCTCCTCTATGCAACACTTCTTGGGATAAAA GTTGTCAATTTACACACCAACAAAGTTGCCAGAATTCTTGGGAAGGTTGAAAACAATGACAGATTCTTGAGAATTGCTCTGTACCAAGGAGACAGAACTAGTAAAAAGGTTAGAAAAATCCCTGCGTCCGCCGCAAATGCTAATGAGAGCAAGGAGCCATTGATGGATCCAACTCTTCTGTGTTGCGCTTTCAAGAAACACAGACTCTATTTATTCAG tCAGCGAGAACCCGAGGAGCCTGACGATCCAAGCAAGGGCAGGGATGCATTCAATGAGAAGCCCCCTCCTGATGAGCTCATGGCTGTATCTGATATAGGGAAATCTGTTACCACATCACTACCTGACAATGTG ATTCTTCACACGACAATGGGAGACGTTCACATGCGGCTATACCCAGAAGAATGCCCGAAAGCTGTGGAGAACTTCACGACACATTGCCGAAACGGCTACTACGATAATCTTTTATTCCACCGTGTGATCAAGGGCTTCATGATACAGACTGGAGATCCTCTAGGAGACGGCACTGGTGGGCAATCAATTTGGGGAAGAGAGTTTGAGGATGAGTTTCATAAAAG TCTTCGGCATGACAGACCTTTCACGGTTTCAATGGCAAATGCGGGACCCAATACGAATGGTTCTCAGTTCTTTATCACCACAGTGGCCACTCCATGGCTTGATAACAAGCATACAGTTTTCGGCAGAGTTGTCAAGGGAATGGATGTTGTACAG TCTATCGAGAAAGTGAAGGTGGACAAGCAGGACAGGCCGTTCCAAGACGTTAAAATCCTGAATGTGACTGTTCCAAAGTCCTAG
- the LOC116211833 gene encoding LOW QUALITY PROTEIN: serine/threonine-protein kinase D6PKL2 (The sequence of the model RefSeq protein was modified relative to this genomic sequence to represent the inferred CDS: deleted 2 bases in 1 codon): MASSSPLLFLTPPLHISISLLPFPLRTRQPSPLVLTMEPWLDDLADDLQSLSFTSTATTTTTAEIHRSTSSSSEATFTVASSSHGSFSSVATKSHRLLRPQLSLSDLRFLHRLGSGDIGSVYLAELKCSPAAPPLQASSNDSQPPPPPPPAPPLAAKVMDKRELASRSKEGRARTEREILEMLDHPFLPSLYASMDSPKWLCLLTEFCPGGDLHVLRQRQPFKRFEESAVRFYASEVVVALEYLHMMGIIYRDLKPENVLVRSDGHIMLTDFDLSLKCDSSTTTAQLISHQFPPAATPKANRPVDPPPFASSSCILPNCIVPAVSCFHPKRRRKKKPGRSNGPEFVAEPIDVRSMSFVGTHEYLAPEIISGEGHGSAVDWWTLGIFMFELFYGVTPFRGLDHEMTLANIVARALEFPKEPSVPTHARDLITQLLAKDPARRLGSTKGASAIKHHPFFQGVNWALLRCTNPPYIPPPFSTDVASDDSCPQTPVDYY; encoded by the exons ATGGCTTCTTCTTCCCCACTCTTATTCCTTACTCCGCCTCTTCATATTTCCATTAGCCTTCTTCCCTTCCCCCTCCGCACTCGACAGCCCTCTCCTCTCGTTCTAACAATGGAGCCGTGGCTCGACGACTTAGCTGACGATCTCCAGAGTCTGAGCTTCACCTCCACGGCCACCACCACAACCACCGCCGAGATCCACCGGAGCACCAGCTCCAGCTCCGAGGCCACCTTCACTGttgcctcctcctcc cacGGCTCATTCTCCTCCGTCGCCACCAAGTCCCACCGCCTCCTCCGTCCTCAGCTCTCCCTCTCCGACCTTCGCTTCCTCCACCGCCTCGGCTCAGGCGACATCGGCTCCGTCTACCTCGCGGAGCTCAAGTGCTCCCCCGCCGCTCCACCTCTCCAGGCCTCCTCCAACGACTCCcaacctcctcctcctcctcctcctgcgCCGCCGCTCGCGGCCAAGGTCATGGACAAGCGGGAGCTCGCGAGTCGGAGCAAGGAAGGGAGGGCGAGGACGGAGAGGGAGATCCTCGAGATGCTGGACCACCCGTTCCTCCCGTCGCTCTACGCCAGCATGGACTCCCCGAAGTGGCTCTGCCTACTGACCGAGTTCTGCCCCGGCGGCGACCTCCACGTCCTCCGGCAGCGCCAGCCGTTCAAGCGCTTCGAGGAATCTGCAGTTAG GTTCTACGCTTCAGAGGTTGTGGTAGCACTAGAGTACCTCCACATGATGGGGATCATCTACCGCGATCTGAAGCCCGAGAACGTGCTCGTCCGGTCGGACGGCCACATCATGCTCACTGACTTCGACCTCTCTTTAAAGTGCGACAGCTCCACGACCACGGCCCAGCTCATCTCCCATCAGTTCCCCCCGGCTGCGACCCCTAAGGCCAACCGTCCAGTTGACCCCCCACCCTTTGCCTCTTCCTCTTGTATCCTCCCCAACTGCATAGTCCCTGCAGTCTCGTGCTTCCATCCGAAGCgcaggaggaagaagaagcctgGTCGGAGCAATGGGCCCGAGTTTGTGGCCGAGCCTATTGATGTCCGGTCCATGTCCTTTGTCGGGACCCACGAGTACCTCGCCCCGGAGATCATATCAGGCGAGGGCCACGGGAGCGCGGTTGACTGGTGGACGCTGGGGATCTTCATGTTCGAGCTGTTCTACGGGGTCACACCCTTCAGGGGCCTGGACCACGAGATGACCCTCGCCAACATAGTTGCTAGGGCGCTGGAGTTCCCGAAAGAGCCCTCGGTCCCCACCCATGCGAGGGACCTTATAACACAGCTGCTGGCCAAGGACCCGGCCCGTCGGCTCGGGTCTACGAAGGGCGCATCGGCGATCAAGCACCACCCCTTCTTCCAAGGAGTCAACTGGGCATTGCTGAGATGTACCAACCCGCCATACATTCCCCCGCCATTTAGTACAGATGTTGCGTCGGATGATAGTTGTCCACAGACTCCTGTTGATTACTACTAG